The following nucleotide sequence is from Peribacillus sp. ACCC06369.
ACGTCCGGTAATATAATCTTCTGTTCTCTTATCATTCGGGTTCGAAAAGATGGTGTTGGTGTCGGAATACTCGATGACTTCCCCATTTAAGAAGAAGGCCGTTTTATCAGAGATACGAGCCGCCTGCTGCATGTTATGGGTAACGATGATGATGCTGAAATCCTTTTTCAGTTCTTGGACCAATTCTTCTATTTTCAAAGTGGAAATAGGATCAAGAGCAGAAGTCGGTTCATCCATTAAAATGACATCTGGTTCAATCGCCAGACAGCGAGCGATACAAAGGCGCTGTTGTTGTCCACCAGAAAGGCCATACGCATTTTCATGCAGACGGTCTTTCACTTCATCCCAAATGGCTGCCCCTTTTAAACTCTTTTCCACGATTTGGTCCAGAATTTTTTTATTTTTGATACCGTGGATTTTTGGTCCGTATATGACATTTTCATAAATTGATTTAGGGAAGGGATTAGGCTTTTGGAAAACCATACCAACCTGTGTCCTTAAATCTTCTACCTTGTAAGACTGATCTAGAATATTGCGGTTCCTATATTTA
It contains:
- the pstB gene encoding phosphate ABC transporter ATP-binding protein PstB, whose amino-acid sequence is MNMTLEGPKKAPTVGIENADSVFLKETVYETSDLNLWYGENHALKNINLDMYQNEVTAIIGPSGCGKSTYIKTLNRMIELVPNVKTTGQIKYRNRNILDQSYKVEDLRTQVGMVFQKPNPFPKSIYENVIYGPKIHGIKNKKILDQIVEKSLKGAAIWDEVKDRLHENAYGLSGGQQQRLCIARCLAIEPDVILMDEPTSALDPISTLKIEELVQELKKDFSIIIVTHNMQQAARISDKTAFFLNGEVIEYSDTNTIFSNPNDKRTEDYITGRFG